Proteins found in one Heptranchias perlo isolate sHepPer1 chromosome 23, sHepPer1.hap1, whole genome shotgun sequence genomic segment:
- the pmp22b gene encoding peripheral myelin protein 22b, whose amino-acid sequence MIVLLAGIIVLHLTVLVLLLISTIVNSWWYFSDSKSIDIWQNCTWIDFWNCEQYTTNEWLQAVQAMMILSIIFSFLSVILFFCQLFTLQKGGRFYITGIFQLLAGICVMSGAAIYTVQYPHIHGEHYEGSYGFSYILAWIAFPLALCSGIIYAILRKRE is encoded by the exons ATGATCGTGTTGTTGGCGGGTATCATTGTGCTGCATCTGACAGTCCTGGTGCTGCTGCTCATCTCCACTATTGTTAAT TCCTGGTGGTATTTCAGCGATTCCAAAAGTATAGATATCTGGCAGAATTGTACATGGATTGATTTCTGGAATTGCGAGCAATATACCACGAACG AATGGCTGCAAGCTGTTCAGGCAATGATGATTCTGTCCATCATCTTCAGCTTTTTGTCAGTGATTCTGTTCTTCTGCCAGTTGTTCACACTCCAGAAAGGAGGTCGGTTTTACATCACTGGAATCTTTCAGCTACTTGCAG GCATTTGTGTGATGAGCGGAGCAGCAATATACACAGTGCAATATCCGCACATTCATGGCGAGCATTACGAAGGCAGCTACGGATTTTCCTACATTTTGGCATGGATTGCTTTCCCTCTGGCCTTATGCAGTGGAATCATCTACGCCATTCTAAGAAAGCGTGAATGA